A window of the Anthonomus grandis grandis chromosome 9, icAntGran1.3, whole genome shotgun sequence genome harbors these coding sequences:
- the LOC126740619 gene encoding ribonuclease H1-like — MDEESDLNNHQQKRPRDDIPQDSNEYAVAYTDGACENNGRANAKAGIGVWFSNNCPLNISKPVVGRSTNNTAEIQAPVEALKVLFDLGYSKVKIVTDSRFTINCMTKWMPKWKSNNWKLANGGPVKNKEDLIKLDSMCKKFKEIKWEYCEGHKGILGNEAADKLARDGAQRYINS; from the exons ATGGATGAAGAATCAGATTTAAATAATCACCAACAAAAAAGGCCTAGAGATGACATTCCCCAGGATTCAAATGAATATGCTGTTGCATATACAGATGGAGCATGCGAAAACAACGGAAGAGCAAACGCCAAAGCTGGAATTGGAGTTTGGTTTAGTAATAATTGTCCTTT aaatatttccaAGCCTGTGGTAGGAAGATCAACTAATAATACCGCAGAAATCCAAGCGCCGGTAGAAGCCCTCAAGGTTCTATTCGACTTAG GTTATTCAAAAGTTAAGATAGTAACTGACTCTCGATTTACCATAAATTGTATGACTAAGTGGATGCCGAAATGGAAAAGTAACAACTGGAAATTGGCAAATGGTGGGCCCGTTAAAAACAAGGAAGATCTAATCAAACTCGACTCAatgtgtaaaaaatttaaagaaattaaatgg gaaTACTGTGAGGGTCACAAAGGCATTTTAGGGAATGAGGCAGCAGATAAGTTGGCAAGAGACGGAGCTCAGAGATATATTAATAGctaa